In Kwoniella pini CBS 10737 chromosome 4, complete sequence, one DNA window encodes the following:
- a CDS encoding transcription elongation factor SPT6, giving the protein MSSRSASPEGEGEEIRPYGDERDSSEEESEDDPEEAKRIAEGFIVDEDDDEDDEEEDEEERKRRKKERKKKRKREKLRAKREKQREEDLELSEDELELLNENRGLTGSSQARPLKRLRRRSGSLGEGSDDGRAQPTLQDMFRDDEDRDRDDDEDDLGDFIEEDEDDLAAQGESEEQRRQRKREEKLKRRQQKASKPELAGVDRASWDEIYAVFGDGQDYDWALDGEDGMDIDDDEDATKKDLRLEDVFDPAEIKARRLQDEDRAIANNDRPERHQLVNSTLSDNPVFASDTLYPPPDLAAGWAHTKISTRTQYLFCGMHEEGSYPEPTIDNTTPYPAYRRFELGTEFRNAVSSALNMMFVQHLEVPYLWHYKRDAFSKLENQGSSSIQFLERDELWSLYNLGIRFKAIFERNQHTQNSWEKIKSRRPDLQDEYLTTKLLPSICMMSIESAAEGSEWLSYHYASDLKAVKEDEAIEEGAKRLPERGDNEDLRSGPIMKLVDAYGISVSQVATTFNEPEGQPIPPKNAEKLPNDLAEEFAGPGTSFGSPELALQAASLILTTEFSKDPAIRQQTRDFMEACGVISVTPTDRGMTVIDEYHLYYNFKFLTRKPVQMFKDSPQFLHMLKAEEEGLITINIEADENAVQAFVETLVRCCRSNDYGEISTAWNALRAEICSDVTRKYLVPTAARWLKEHLKGEADDFVAERCRLELEMRVNVRPFASSDMDQGETPSVLALTNGKGEIRDATMAVMLDDDGNIRTQTKFDNLRDELDKQAFVDLVEKRKPRVVVIGGLSVQAARLRDDVASALRELAIRSHGQNPPVAEAYQSHEQYQLALADFDAQLSPYLTPLIFVNDSTARLYMNSEEAEKEYPNLPVNGKYALGLARYTQNPLNAYAKLGKQIASVTFMEHHQKLINVEKLLIHLERGLVNSVCFMGIEINSCVADAYQRSMLPFISGMGPRKADALVHGIHKQGTLLNRLAFSDLGLFGPTTFENVAGFLTIENDLKDMMLEPENPQEQPDPLDMTRIHPEDYEFAQKMCQDALDLDVEDVTDRHKSEVVQTLMLDDKRAQKLGELNLDDFAFNLQRQGEGNKRHTLGEIVNELIRYRADRRPAFYVPSEWEVVTMLTGETERTIGRGLKVTATVRKAITARVFCQLESGMDAILERDYVADEDQPPVTSCEEFFKPRQAIKAVVIQAEPNRFQVRISTRASDLRQAVAFIQPFRDEPYNDLIRKSQAEDAAAAKKRRQAGKVKRVVNHPNWHIMNSGQAEQFLASQHRGDVVIRPSSKGSDHLAVTWKVDEDIYQHIDVQEIDKPNEYSLGRILRVSGRYSYSDLDELIINHVKAIARKLDEIQSHEKYKAEEDLEAYLKNYVQAHPGRSMYGFSIDSDRPGYVKLCFLNKSTKDGGVIQTWPIAVLPGAYKLNNAEVPGVTELCNAFKLQYSARLAEQGSGGKTPGIRLGKTPLPGGRTPGGRTPAPGGVSVKRGGATPMYGQPQIPGRTPGQHGMTPNPYGAPIPQQGYGGPSNGYGGPPPTGPGGYGRQGIPPPSNRQGYGGMTPNNAPNAPGISADRA; this is encoded by the exons ATGTCCTCACGTTCCGCCTCACCAGAAGGTGAGGGTGAAGAGATTAGACCTTATGGAGATGAAAGGGATTCATCCGAGGAAGAgtctgaagatgatccagAAGAGGCTAAACGTATAGCAGAAGGATTTatagttgatgaagatgatgatgaagacgatgaagaggaagatgaagaagaacgtAAAAGGCGTAAAAAAGAACgtaagaagaagagaaagagagaaaaATTAAGAGCTAAAAGGGAAAAACAGAGAGAGGAAGATTTGGAATtaagtgaagatgaattagaattgttaaatgaaaatagaGGTTTAACTGGTTCATCTCAAGCAAGACCTTTAAAACGCttaagaagaagaagtggtTCATTAGGAGAAGGATCTGATGATGGAAGAGCTCAACCTACTTTACAGGATATGTTTcgtgatgatgaagatagggatagagatgatgatgaggatgatttaggtgattttatagaagaagatgaagatgatttagctGCTCAAGGGGAAAGTGAAGAGCAAAGAAGACAGAGAAAAAGGgaagagaaattgaagagaaGACAACAGAAAGCGTCAAAACCTGAATTAGCTGGTGTTGATAGAGC ATCATGGGATGAAATATATGCTGTATTTGGAGATGGACAGGATTACGATTGGGCTttagatggagaagatggaatggatattgatgatgacgaagacGCAACGAAGAAAGATCTGAGACTAGAAGATGTATTTGATCCGGCTGAAATCAAAGCTCGTCGTTtgcaagatgaagatagagCTATAGCCAATAATGACAGACCAGAAAGGCATCAATTAGTCAATTCTACTTTATCGGATAACCCAGTCTTCGCTTCCGATACGCTATATCCCCCACCAGATTTGGCAGCAGGATGGGCACATACGAAAATCTCAACACGTACTCAATATCTTTTCTGTGGGATGCACGAAGAAGGATCATACCCTGAACCAACAATCGATAATACAACCCCATATCCAGCTTATCGACGTTTCGAGCTTGGAACTGAATTCAGAAATGCAGTTTCATCAGCGTTGAATATGATGTTTGTTCAACATCTCGAAGTACCTTATCTTTGGCATTACAAGAGGGACGCTTTCAGTAAATTGGAGAATCAAGGTTCGTCAAGTATACAATTTttagaaagagatgaattGTGGTCATTGTACAATCTCGGTATACGGTTCAAGGCTATTTTCGAGAGAAATCAACATACTCAAAATTCTTGGGAGAAGATAAAATCGCGTCGTCCAGATTTGCAAGATGAATACCTGACAACCAAGCTCTTACCATCGATATGTATGATGAGTATAGAAAGTGCTGCTGAAGGTTCAGAGTGGTTATCTTATCATTACGCGTCCGACTTAAAAGCTgtcaaagaagatgaggcCATAGAAGAAGGCGCGAAACGATTACCGGAAAGAGGTGACAACGAAGATCTCCGATCAGGGccaataatgaaattggtcGAC GCATATGGAATTTCGGTTTCGCAAGTAGCTACCACTTTCAACGAGCCGGAAGGTCAACCTATACCGCCTAAGAACGCGGAGAAGTTACCGAATGACCTGGCTGAAGAGTTTGCGGGACCTGGAACATCGTTTGGATCGCCTGAACTGGCTCTACAAG CTGCAAGCCTTATCCTCACTACCGAATTCTCGAAAGATCCTGCTATACGCCAACAAACTAGAGATTTCATGGAAGCTTGTGGTGTAATCAGTGTCACTCCCACGGACAGAGGAATGACGGTGATAGAtgaatatcatttatattAT AACTTCAAATTCCTCACCCGTAAACCTGTTCAAATGTTCAAAGATTCCCCTCAATTCTTACACATGCTTAAagccgaagaagaaggtctAATAACGATAAACATTGAAGCAGATGAAAATGCTGTGCAAGCATTTGTAGAAACCTTAGTTAGATGTTGTCGATCTAATGATTATGGAGAGATCTCAACCGCTTGGAACGCTCTGCGTGCTGAGATATGTTCAGACGTCACTAGGAAATACTTGGTTCCGACAGCTGCGCGATGGCTGAAAGAACACTTGAAAGGCGAGGCGGATGATTTCGTCGCGGAGAGGTGTAGGCTTGAGCTCGAAATG CGAGTCAACGTTCGACCATTTGCTTCCTCTGATATGGATCAAGGTGAAACTCCATCTGTTTTAGCATTGACGaatggtaaaggtgaaatacGGGACGCCACCATGGCAGTGATGTTAGATGACGATGGCAATATCCGAACGCAAACTAAATTCGATAACCTACGAGATGAGCTAGATAAACAAGCGTTTGTCGATTTAGTCGAAAAAAGGAAACCTAGAGTAGTAGTTATAGGGGGATTGTCAGTCCAAGCTGCTCGACTGCGGGACGATGTTGCGTCTGCACTACGAGAATTAGCTATCAGGTCGCATGGGCAAAACCCACCCGTGGCAGAGGCTTATCAATCTCACGAACAGTATCAACTCGCCTTGGCAGATTTCGACGCTCAACTTTCACCTTATCTCACGCCTCTGATATTTGTCAATGATTCAACAGCGAGATTATACATGAattcagaagaagctgaaaaggaATACCCAAATTTACCAGTCAATGGAAAATATGCCTTAGGTTTAGCGAGATATACTCAAAATCCTCTCAACGCCTATGCGAAATTGGGTAAACAGATCGCCTCAGTCACATTTATGgaacatcatcaaaaacTGATAAATGTTGAAAAATTGCTGATTCACCTTGAACGAGGTCTCGTCAATTCCGTTTGCTTCATGGGAATTGAGATCAATTCATGTGTAGCGGATGCATATCAGCGATCAATGTTACCCTTCATTTCCGGTATGGGACCAAGGAAAGCCGATGCTCTGGTCCATGGTATACACAAACAG GGCACTTTGCTAAATCGACTGGCTTTCTCTGATCTTGGCTTGTTCGGCCCAACGACATTTGAAAATGTGGCTGGTTTCTTGACTATTGAGAATGATCTGAAAGATATGATGCTGGAACCTGAAAATCCACAAGAACAACCGGATCCCTTAGATATGACTCGAATACATCCTGAAGATTACGAGTTTGCTCAAAAGATGTGTCAAGATGCACTTGATTTGGACGTGGAGGATGTCACAGACAGGCATAAGTCTGAAGTGGTTCAAACCCTCATGTTAGATGACAAGCGTGCTCAGAAGTTAGGAGAATTAAACTTGGATGACTTCGCTTTCAATCTTCAACGACAAGGAGAAGGTAATAAGCGACATACTCTTGGAGAAATCGTCAACGAGTTGATACGTTATCGAGCCGACCGAAGACCTGCATTTTATGTGCCATCCGAATGGGAAGTGGTCACTATGCTTACTGGTGAGACTGAAAGAACGATAGGTAGAGGTCTGAAAGTCACTGCTACCGTGCGTAAAGCTATAACAGCTCGAGTGTTCTGCCAATTAGAATCGGGTATGGATGCGATACTAGAAAGAGATTACGTGGCGGATGAAGATCAACCACCAGTCACATCATGCGAAGAATTCTTCAAACCTCGTCAGGCTATTAAAGCTGTTGTGATTCAAGCTGAGCCCAATCGATTCCAAGTAAGGATATCTACTCGAGCATCAGATTTACGTCAAGCAGTAGCCTTCATTCAACCATTTAGAGATGAACCGTATAATGACCTGATTAGAAAGTCACAAGCAGAAGATGCAGCGGCAGCTAAAAAACGAAGGCAAGCTGGAAAAGTCAAACGAGTTGTAAATCACCCGAATTGGCACATCATGAACTCTGGTCAGGCTGAACAATTCCTCGCATCACAACATCGTGGAGATGTTGTTATTcgaccttcttcaaaaggaTCTGATCACTTGGCTGTCACTTGgaaagttgatgaagatatatATCAACACATAGATGTTCAAGAAATCGATAAACCCAATGAGTATTCCCTGGGACGAATATTGAGAGTATCTGGAAGATACAGTTATAGTGATTTggatgaattgattattaATCACGTGAAAGCTATAGCTAGGAAATTGGATGAGATTCAATCACATGAAAAATATAAAGCCGAAGAAGATCTTG AGGCATACTTGAAAAATTATGTTCAAGCTCATCCAGGTCGAAGTATGTATGGATTCTCAATCGATAGTGATAGACCAGGATATGTCAAACTTTGTTTCCTCAACAAGTCAACAAAGGATGGCGGTGTCATCCAAACTTGG CCTATAGCTGTTTTGCCTGGAGCTTATAAGTTGAATAATGCCGAAGTCCCTGGAGTTACTGAATTATGTAATGCTTTCAAACTTCAATATTCAGCTAGATTAGCAGAACAAGGTAGTGGAGGTAAAACACCAGGTATAAGATTAGGTAAAACTCCTTTACCTGGTGGAAGAACTCCAGGTGGTAGAACACCTGCACCTGGTGGTGTTAGTGTAAAGAGAGGTGGAGCTACACCTATGTATGGTCAACCTCAAATTCCAGGTAGAACTCCAGGTCAACATGGTATGACACCAAATCCAT ATGGCGCACCAATTCCTCAACAAGGATATGGTGGACCTTCAAATGGATATGGTGGACCCCCACCAACAGGACCAGGTGGATATGGTAGACAAGGAATACCACCTCCGTCAAATAGACAAGGTTATGGAGGTATGACACCGAATAATGCACCTAATGCACCGGGTATCAGTGCAGATAGAGCGTGA